The Musa acuminata AAA Group cultivar baxijiao chromosome BXJ2-2, Cavendish_Baxijiao_AAA, whole genome shotgun sequence genome has a segment encoding these proteins:
- the LOC135604865 gene encoding uncharacterized protein LOC135604865: MGRDVTNEPPKLERRSSKKSLAKKFEARKKLSPRNPLKELNSGSVPPPFGSAEAPKGGCFRFLLPNSSAKEPLARSKPRPRTPRSAPSNPRNDATNPRNLTNPSRYRTQKNESKSSPGVPKQLGSSKPSKPRTPDLLQLWNKRRPASNEQNPDSKFDLEEGSEGKVGSRLASTPEKTLQGFDAHVVLEAAKEVEQMITLTPTSATTPPVQASISPEVPVDASAVVATPACFAAGHVIARVHDRRKCRPRGILTIGGCVLDIEDANVGGTDPTRVSAIPPPLAVASIRWLSSPSEKVNSDLGSSVSSSSKVHMVHRPAEASVDWLLPTCEGGDSIPRDEFSLQTRTSLDHGFWGFSPNNSNMVNSPDLRGLLDFKPPGLEETPSSGIGIQKTPTTGGSISPFSMILERIAKTSKSKLLRPQQERGAHRYGSALESSTFSGSSWNEGHAICTPSSSSSSTKKLNLSDLKIDKMAEAIENISWSPKPVSNETSCQVPSTKLNFQFGCLATPSNSVDLNRFQNPSCDRNSAVKNICAKEQVFPSSQTRISWREGLVSRIFEMGELDGSQWLSDDEDNFNHHEEDRAGPIANLKFEPRSSSSILKNQNEQIATAGFGSIEFVFDAEKVEAKVPPEGPTSCAESISIEGLVLDSSGDSDWKFFYKNHLFEV, encoded by the coding sequence ATGGGGCGAGATGTCACGAACGAGCCTCCGAAGCTGGAGAGGAGGAGCTCGAAGAAGTCTCTGGCGAAGAAATTTGAGGCCAGGAAGAAGCTGAGCCCCAGAAATCCACTGAAGGAGCTCAACAGTGGCTCCGTTCCTCCTCCTTTTGGCTCCGCCGAGGCTCCCAAAGGGGGTTGCTTCAGGTTCTTGCTCCCCAACTCCTCTGCTAAGGAGCCGCTTGCCCGATCCAAGCCGCGTCCAAGAACTCCTCGATCGGCGCCTTCCAATCCCAGAAACGACGCCACCAATCCCAGGAACCTCACAAACCCTTCCAGGTACCGGACCCAAAAGAATGAATCAAAATCCAGTCCTGGTGTCCCCAAGCAGCTCGGATCGAGTAAACCCTCGAAACCGAGAACCCCAGACCTCCTCCAGCTCTGGAACAAGAGAAGACCTGCCTCCAACGAACAAAACCCCGACTCAAAATTCGATCTTGAAGAGGGTTCGGAGGGAAAGGTAGGTTCTCGTTTGGCTTCGACTCCTGAGAAAACACTTCAGGGTTTTGATGCTCATGTCGTCTTGGAGGCAGCGAAGGAAGTGGAACAAATGATAACTCTCACACCGACTTCGGCCACCACACCTCCCGTTCAAGCATCCATTTCGCCCGAGGTCCCCGTGGATGCTTCTGCGGTGGTTGCCACACCTGCTTGTTTTGCCGCAGGCCATGTGATCGCCAGAGTGCACGACCGGAGGAAATGCCGGCCGAGAGGCATACTGACTATCGGCGGATGTGTGTTGGACATCGAAGATGCTAATGTTGGGGGTACCGATCCAACTCGGGTCTCTGCAATACCTCCTCCTCTTGCTGTGGCATCTATACGTTGGCTGTCTTCACCCTCAGAGAAGGTTAACTCCGATCTTGGTAGCAGTGTTAGTTCTAGCTCGAAAGTTCATATGGTGCATCGCCCTGCTGAAGCTTCCGTGGATTGGCTTCTTCCCACTTGTGAAGGTGGAGACAGCATACCCAGAGATGAGTTCTCATTGCAGACTAGAACTTCACTTGATCATGGATTTTGGGGGTTCTCTCCTAATAATTCAAACATGGTGAACTCACCTGACCTCAGGGGGTTGTTGGATTTCAAGCCTCCAGGTCTAGAAGAAACACCATCATCTGGTATTGGAATTCAGAAAACCCCTACTACTGGTGGTAGTATTAGTCCTTTCTCTATGATCTTAGAAAGGATTGCAAAGACATCTAAAAGCAAACTTCTTAGGCCTCAACAAGAGAGGGGAGCACACCGTTATGGTTCTGCATTGGAGAGCTCAACATTTTCTGGCAGCTCTTGGAATGAAGGCCATGCTATCTGCACCCCATCATCTTCCTCGAGCTCAACAAAGAAATTAAATTTGTCTGACTTGAAGATTGACAAAATGGCAGAAGCTATCGAGAACATCAGCTGGTCACCAAAGCCAGTAAGCAACGAGACAAGTTGTCAAGTGCCATCAACCAAGCTCAATTTCCAGTTTGGATGCCTGGCAACCCCATCAAACTCTGTTGATCTAAATCGTTTTCAAAATCCATCATGTGACAGAAACTCTGCAGTGAAAAATATTTGTGCTAAAGAACAGGTATTTCCAAGTTCTCAGACAAGGATATCATGGAGAGAAGGACTGGTGAGTAGGATCTTTGAGATGGGTGAACTGGATGGCAGTCAGTGGCTATCAGATGATGAGGATAACTTCAATCACCATGAAGAAGACAGAGCAGGACCAATTGCCAATCTTAAGTTTGAACCCAGAAGTAGCAGCTCCATTCTAAAGAATCAAAATGAACAGATTGCAACAGCTGGTTTTGGGTCTATTGAGTTCGTGTTTGATGCGGAAAAGGTTGAAGCAAAAGTTCCTCCAGAAGGACCGACCTCATGTGCCGAATCCATTAGCATAGAGGGACTTGTGTTGGATTCTTCTGGTGATTCTGATTGGAAATTTTTCTATAAAAACCACTTATTTGAAGTGTGA